In a single window of the Candidatus Nanosynbacter featherlites genome:
- a CDS encoding 23S rRNA (pseudouridine(1915)-N(3))-methyltransferase RlmH produces MLKIITIGKKNNSWVIDGLEYYQKRLRAPWNVEWVLLANSSLEGPRARQEESERILKQIKPDHFVILLDERGNNLSSPELSALLEECFAHSRSVVIIIGGAFGVSSELRERADVVWSLSKLVFPHQLVRLLLTEQLYRAQEIAKGSGYHHV; encoded by the coding sequence ATGCTCAAAATTATCACAATCGGCAAGAAAAATAATTCATGGGTCATAGATGGCCTAGAATACTACCAGAAGCGCCTGAGAGCCCCGTGGAATGTCGAATGGGTATTGTTGGCTAATTCTTCGCTGGAAGGCCCCAGAGCGCGTCAGGAAGAGTCTGAACGGATACTCAAGCAAATCAAACCAGACCATTTTGTCATTTTACTGGACGAAAGAGGCAACAATCTGTCGTCTCCGGAGTTATCAGCTCTCCTGGAAGAGTGCTTCGCCCACAGTCGGTCAGTGGTCATCATCATTGGCGGGGCATTTGGTGTTTCTTCGGAACTACGCGAGCGGGCTGATGTCGTTTGGTCGCTGTCAAAATTGGTGTTTCCGCATCAACTTGTGCGTCTACTCCTGACAGAACAACTTTATCGTGCACAGGAAATTGCCAAAGGTAGTGGATATCACCATGTCTAA